The following coding sequences lie in one Thermomicrobium sp. 4228-Ro genomic window:
- a CDS encoding pyridoxal-phosphate-dependent aminotransferase family protein → MAEIVRNLRIAGPTPLPLPVLAALQRPMVPHRGQWFREFVRNLLRRLRELHRTDGDVFVLPGTGSAGWEIAVVNLLHPGDRVLLLVNGDFGERWRRVAERYGVDVVVREIPYGQAVRPDHVAESLGQTPGIRAVFLVYNETSTGVLNPLSEIAAIVRDAGALLAVDGVSAIAGCPFEMDAWGVDLVFSGSQKAWMCPPGLVIVGVGPRAWDAVEGAGFPRAFWDLREYRAAARTGDLPSTAPISLIYALEAAVGMIEEEGLERVWNRHRELAGWFRAATGSVGFRCFAEAGFESPTVTALVPPEGIDPETLVARLERRYGIAVNGGQGRLKGKIIRVGHMGWVERVDLEVVYAALVRELTDAREGRWD, encoded by the coding sequence ATGGCGGAAATCGTGCGGAACTTGCGGATCGCAGGACCGACACCGTTGCCGTTACCCGTTCTGGCGGCTCTCCAACGGCCGATGGTTCCACACCGAGGCCAGTGGTTCCGGGAGTTCGTTCGTAACCTGTTGCGACGTCTTCGTGAGTTGCATCGAACAGACGGTGACGTCTTCGTCCTGCCTGGGACAGGTTCGGCTGGCTGGGAGATCGCGGTCGTCAATCTCCTGCATCCCGGTGATCGGGTGCTCCTACTGGTCAACGGGGACTTCGGCGAGCGGTGGCGGCGGGTGGCTGAACGGTACGGTGTGGACGTCGTTGTCCGTGAGATCCCGTATGGACAGGCTGTTCGGCCAGACCACGTAGCGGAGTCTCTCGGGCAGACGCCGGGCATCCGCGCAGTCTTTCTCGTCTACAACGAGACATCGACGGGAGTTCTGAATCCGTTGTCTGAGATCGCGGCGATCGTACGGGATGCTGGTGCACTCCTGGCAGTGGACGGTGTCAGTGCGATCGCCGGGTGCCCGTTCGAGATGGATGCCTGGGGTGTGGACCTCGTGTTCAGCGGTTCGCAGAAGGCTTGGATGTGTCCGCCGGGGCTGGTGATCGTCGGCGTCGGGCCACGGGCCTGGGATGCAGTCGAGGGAGCCGGTTTTCCGCGCGCGTTCTGGGATCTCCGCGAGTACCGGGCTGCAGCTCGCACCGGCGATCTTCCCTCTACGGCGCCGATCAGTCTGATCTATGCACTCGAGGCAGCGGTCGGGATGATCGAGGAGGAAGGGTTAGAACGCGTCTGGAACCGGCATCGAGAGCTGGCGGGCTGGTTCCGTGCCGCAACCGGATCGGTCGGATTCCGCTGCTTCGCCGAGGCGGGCTTCGAAAGTCCGACGGTGACGGCACTCGTCCCGCCCGAGGGGATCGACCCCGAGACGTTGGTGGCCCGCTTGGAACGACGCTATGGCATTGCTGTCAACGGGGGACAAGGCAGGCTAAAAGGGAAGATCATCCGCGTCGGGCATATGGGCTGGGTCGAACGAGTCGACCTGGAAGTCGTGTACGCAGCGCTGGTGCGTGAACTCACTGACGCACGCGAGGGAAGGTGGGACTGA
- the rpsA gene encoding 30S ribosomal protein S1, which translates to MVGQQIDEKHYGQGIGSVPVMDDAELFRQLLDDPSHDYRLFRYGDVVEGEVMYVGRDEILVDIGGKSEGVVPSREFQTLTPEELGRLRPGDRILVFVLQPEDQAGQAVLSIDRARQEKTWRRLQEIFEAGGIIEAEVVNYNKGGLLVNLDGIRGFVPASQVVAIRGGDEVTKQADMARMIGQRLKLKIIEINRHRNRLILSERQAVQEQRDAMKAQLIETLREGETRRGRVTSIADFGAFVDIGGADGLVHLSEISWTRVKHPSEVLRVGDEVDVMVLSVNPEQRKIALSIRRTQPEPWMQVASQFQVGQIVRGTITQLAGFGAFARIEEGVEGLIHVSELAGWRVEHPNEVLQEGDEVIVKVIRIDPTRRRIGLSLRRALEVADEELEALLGPEAVAIKQRLIERGITPYAGEGEEASEAEYDSEPEGDEPPADDGGET; encoded by the coding sequence ATGGTGGGGCAGCAGATCGACGAGAAGCACTACGGTCAAGGGATCGGGAGCGTCCCGGTCATGGATGACGCTGAATTGTTCCGGCAGTTATTGGACGACCCGAGCCACGATTACCGTCTGTTTCGATACGGTGACGTGGTCGAGGGTGAAGTGATGTATGTCGGTCGGGACGAGATCCTGGTGGACATCGGTGGCAAGTCGGAAGGGGTCGTCCCGAGTCGCGAGTTTCAGACGTTGACGCCGGAGGAACTGGGGCGGCTCCGCCCGGGTGACCGGATCCTGGTCTTCGTGTTGCAACCAGAAGATCAAGCAGGCCAGGCTGTGCTCTCGATCGATCGAGCACGTCAGGAAAAGACCTGGCGGCGGCTTCAGGAGATCTTCGAGGCCGGCGGTATCATCGAGGCTGAGGTCGTCAACTACAACAAGGGTGGCCTGTTGGTCAACCTCGATGGGATTCGCGGGTTCGTCCCCGCTTCGCAGGTCGTGGCGATTCGGGGCGGTGACGAGGTGACCAAGCAGGCTGACATGGCCAGGATGATCGGCCAGCGCCTCAAGCTCAAGATCATCGAGATCAATCGGCATCGCAATCGCTTGATCCTCTCGGAGCGTCAGGCGGTTCAAGAGCAGCGTGACGCGATGAAGGCGCAGCTGATCGAGACGCTGCGCGAAGGCGAGACACGTCGTGGTCGTGTGACCAGTATCGCCGATTTCGGGGCGTTCGTCGACATTGGTGGTGCGGACGGCCTCGTGCACCTGTCGGAAATTTCCTGGACGCGCGTGAAGCACCCGAGTGAGGTGCTCCGCGTGGGTGACGAGGTGGATGTCATGGTGCTCTCGGTCAATCCGGAGCAGCGCAAGATCGCGCTCTCGATCCGGCGGACGCAGCCCGAGCCGTGGATGCAGGTAGCGAGCCAGTTCCAGGTCGGGCAGATCGTTCGTGGAACGATCACGCAGCTGGCCGGTTTCGGGGCCTTCGCGCGGATCGAGGAAGGCGTGGAAGGGCTGATCCACGTCTCCGAGTTGGCAGGGTGGCGAGTGGAGCACCCGAACGAGGTGCTGCAGGAAGGTGACGAGGTCATCGTCAAGGTCATCCGCATCGATCCAACCAGGCGTCGCATCGGGCTCAGCTTGAGGCGGGCGCTCGAGGTCGCGGACGAAGAACTCGAGGCGCTCCTGGGTCCCGAGGCGGTTGCGATTAAGCAACGTCTGATCGAGCGCGGTATCACCCCGTACGCTGGCGAGGGAGAAGAGGCCAGCGAGGCAGAGTACGATTCCGAGCCGGAAGGTGATGAGCCGCCGGCCGACGATGGCGGGGAGACCTGA
- a CDS encoding ATP-dependent Clp protease ATP-binding subunit: protein MADKFEKFTERAKKVLALAQEEARRFNHNYIGTEHLLLGLVREGEGVAARVLQSMGVQLPKVRSAVEFIIGRGESTVVGEIGLTPRARKVIEYAVDEARRLGHHYIGTEHLLLGLVREGEGIAAGVLESLGVNLEKVRQQVLQVLAQGTAYQQRAQQTKTPYLDALGFDLTEAARLGKLDPVIGRQTEIERVMQILSRRTKNNPALIGEPGVGKTAIVEGLAQRIVAGDVPEPLQGKRLVALDIGALVAGTKYRGEFEERLKKIVAEVKESGTILFIDELHTLVGAGAAEGAVDAANILKPALSRGEVQTIGATTLDEYRKYIERDAALERRFQPVIVNEPTVEETIEILKGIRERYEEHHKLKISDGALHAAAVLAARYVTDRYLPDKAIDLVDEAASRVRMYRSASPPSLKEARRGLESLRRELDAAVASQEFELAAELRERERQLIQRIQELEQHWREEQGQEEPVVTEEDIAQVVSMWTGIPLTRLHTEESERLLHMEEALHERVIGQDEAISTLARAVRRARAGLKDPRRPIGTFIFLGPTGVGKTLLARALAEFMFGSEDALIKIDMSEFMERHTVSRLVGAPPGYIGYEEGGQLTEAVRRKPYSVILLDEIEKAHPEAFNILLQIMEDGNLTDAKGRRVDFRNTILIMTSNIGAELIQREGSLGFAVTEDPNKKVQVDYQTMKDKLLSQLKQTFRPEFLNRIDAVIVFHPLTPEHVRQIVDLELKRIRKQLAEQQITLEVTDAAKDLLAKRGYDRQFGARPLRRIIQNLIEDPLAEAILAGRFKPGSTVIVDVRDDLLTIEPAEALSTVS from the coding sequence ATGGCGGATAAGTTCGAGAAGTTCACCGAACGGGCGAAGAAGGTGCTCGCGCTGGCGCAGGAGGAGGCGCGGCGCTTCAACCACAACTACATCGGCACCGAACACCTGCTCCTCGGCCTCGTGCGCGAGGGGGAGGGGGTGGCTGCACGTGTCTTGCAGAGCATGGGTGTGCAGCTGCCCAAGGTGCGGAGCGCGGTGGAGTTCATCATCGGCCGGGGCGAGAGTACAGTCGTCGGGGAGATCGGGTTGACGCCGCGGGCACGCAAAGTCATCGAATACGCTGTCGACGAAGCGCGGCGGCTGGGTCACCACTATATCGGGACCGAGCACTTGCTGCTCGGGTTGGTGCGCGAGGGCGAGGGAATCGCTGCGGGGGTGCTGGAGAGCCTCGGAGTCAACCTGGAGAAGGTCCGCCAGCAGGTGCTGCAGGTGCTGGCGCAGGGGACTGCGTACCAGCAGCGCGCGCAGCAGACGAAGACCCCGTATCTCGATGCACTCGGTTTCGACCTCACCGAGGCGGCACGACTCGGCAAGCTCGACCCGGTGATCGGTCGGCAGACCGAGATCGAGCGCGTGATGCAGATCCTCTCGCGCCGCACGAAGAACAACCCGGCCTTGATCGGCGAGCCGGGCGTCGGGAAGACTGCGATCGTCGAAGGGTTGGCCCAGCGCATCGTCGCGGGTGATGTGCCGGAGCCACTGCAGGGGAAGCGCCTCGTCGCGCTCGACATCGGTGCGCTGGTGGCCGGAACCAAGTATCGCGGCGAATTCGAGGAGCGCCTGAAGAAGATCGTCGCGGAGGTGAAGGAGTCCGGTACGATCCTCTTCATCGACGAGCTGCATACGCTCGTCGGTGCGGGGGCCGCTGAGGGGGCCGTCGATGCTGCCAACATCCTGAAGCCGGCACTGTCGCGCGGCGAGGTGCAGACGATCGGTGCGACGACGCTCGACGAGTATCGCAAGTACATCGAGCGCGATGCCGCACTCGAGCGCCGGTTCCAGCCAGTCATCGTCAACGAGCCGACGGTCGAGGAAACGATCGAGATCCTGAAGGGTATCCGGGAGCGCTACGAGGAGCATCACAAGCTCAAGATCTCGGACGGAGCGTTGCATGCGGCAGCGGTGCTGGCGGCGCGGTACGTGACCGATCGATACCTGCCGGACAAGGCGATCGATCTGGTCGACGAGGCTGCGTCGCGGGTTCGGATGTACCGCTCGGCTTCGCCGCCGTCGCTGAAGGAGGCTCGACGCGGTCTTGAGTCGCTGCGCCGCGAGCTGGATGCCGCGGTGGCGAGTCAGGAGTTCGAGCTGGCGGCAGAGCTGCGCGAGCGCGAGCGACAGCTGATCCAGCGTATCCAGGAGCTGGAGCAGCATTGGCGCGAAGAGCAGGGGCAGGAAGAACCGGTCGTTACCGAGGAGGACATCGCTCAGGTCGTCTCGATGTGGACCGGGATCCCGCTGACGCGCCTGCACACGGAGGAGAGCGAGCGCCTCTTGCACATGGAAGAGGCGTTGCACGAGCGGGTGATCGGTCAGGACGAGGCGATCAGCACGCTGGCTCGAGCAGTCCGCCGGGCCCGGGCTGGGCTCAAGGATCCGCGCCGACCGATCGGAACGTTCATCTTCCTCGGGCCGACGGGCGTCGGAAAGACACTCCTGGCTCGGGCACTCGCCGAGTTCATGTTCGGGAGCGAGGATGCGCTCATCAAGATCGATATGAGCGAATTCATGGAGCGGCACACGGTGTCCCGGCTTGTCGGGGCGCCGCCGGGATACATCGGCTACGAGGAAGGTGGCCAGCTCACCGAGGCAGTGAGGCGGAAGCCGTACTCGGTGATCCTGCTCGACGAGATCGAGAAGGCGCACCCGGAGGCGTTCAATATCCTGCTCCAGATCATGGAGGACGGGAATCTGACGGATGCCAAGGGTCGCCGTGTCGACTTTCGGAATACGATCTTGATCATGACGTCGAACATCGGCGCCGAGCTGATCCAGCGCGAGGGCAGCCTCGGCTTTGCTGTGACCGAGGATCCGAACAAGAAGGTCCAGGTCGATTATCAAACGATGAAGGACAAGCTGCTCTCGCAGTTGAAGCAGACGTTCCGCCCGGAGTTCCTGAATCGGATCGATGCAGTGATCGTCTTCCACCCGCTGACGCCGGAGCACGTGCGGCAGATCGTCGATCTCGAGCTGAAGCGTATCCGGAAGCAGCTGGCGGAGCAGCAGATCACGCTCGAGGTCACCGATGCCGCTAAGGACCTCCTGGCGAAGCGCGGATACGACCGGCAGTTCGGCGCTCGGCCGTTGCGGCGTATCATCCAGAACCTGATCGAAGATCCGCTGGCCGAGGCGATCCTCGCGGGTCGGTTCAAGCCGGGCAGCACCGTCATCGTCGATGTGCGTGACGATTTGCTGACCATCGAGCCGGCGGAGGCACTCAGCACAGTCTCTTGA
- the radA gene encoding DNA repair protein RadA: MSRGKTRRKTVWVCRECGHESSGYFGRCPSCDAWGTMVEQLEAPVAANRFGEPRSFQRLTEVRSAERARLSLGSVEFDRVLGGGLVPGSLVLLGGDPGIGKSTLLLQTALRVAEQGRTVLYIAAEESPEQIKLRADRLGAPSEGVLLLAETALDRALEEATQLRPALVIIDSIQTVYLSELDSSPGSVSQLRDCTGRVLQFAKRTGIPVFLIGHVTKEGLIAGPRVVEHMVDVVLYLEGERFHQHRVLRAAKNRFGSTNEIGVFEMSDAGLIDVGNPSELFLSERVANAAGSAVVAVLEGTRPILIEVQALTSAAGYGTPRRVATGFDATRLQLLVAVLTKHAGLRLADQDVFVNVTGGIRIVEPAADLAVALAIASSASGIPLETDAVYIGEVGLAGEVRGVHSLERRLQEAARLGFARAYVPASSRFPLVGAGLHLVSVRTVAEAVSALAARAVRARPDVIEPLPE; this comes from the coding sequence GTGTCGCGAGGAAAGACGCGTCGGAAGACGGTCTGGGTATGCCGCGAGTGCGGGCACGAGAGTTCTGGCTACTTCGGCCGTTGTCCGTCCTGCGACGCATGGGGGACGATGGTCGAGCAGCTGGAGGCGCCAGTCGCAGCGAATCGTTTCGGCGAGCCGAGAAGCTTCCAGCGCCTCACGGAGGTGCGGAGCGCTGAACGTGCCCGGCTGTCGCTGGGATCGGTCGAATTCGATCGGGTCCTCGGTGGTGGACTGGTACCCGGCTCGCTCGTCTTGCTCGGCGGTGATCCGGGTATCGGGAAATCGACGTTGCTGCTTCAGACAGCGCTTCGAGTGGCCGAGCAGGGGCGCACGGTCCTCTACATCGCTGCAGAGGAGTCACCGGAACAGATCAAGCTCCGTGCTGACCGCCTCGGCGCGCCTTCCGAAGGAGTCCTCTTGCTCGCGGAAACAGCACTGGATCGCGCGCTGGAGGAGGCGACTCAGCTCCGGCCAGCACTGGTCATCATCGATTCGATCCAAACGGTGTACCTGAGCGAGTTGGACTCATCGCCTGGAAGCGTGTCGCAGTTGCGGGATTGTACGGGTCGCGTCTTGCAATTTGCCAAGCGAACCGGCATACCGGTGTTTCTGATCGGACACGTGACCAAGGAGGGCTTGATCGCGGGCCCTCGTGTCGTCGAGCACATGGTCGATGTCGTACTGTATCTGGAGGGTGAGCGGTTCCACCAGCACCGTGTCCTGCGTGCAGCCAAGAACCGGTTCGGATCGACGAACGAAATCGGCGTCTTCGAGATGTCCGATGCCGGGCTGATCGACGTCGGGAATCCATCGGAGCTTTTTCTTTCCGAACGAGTCGCCAACGCCGCCGGGAGCGCCGTGGTGGCGGTGCTGGAGGGTACCCGGCCCATACTGATCGAGGTCCAGGCGCTGACCAGTGCAGCTGGCTACGGAACGCCGCGCCGGGTCGCGACGGGTTTCGACGCAACGCGCTTGCAGCTGCTGGTCGCTGTTCTGACGAAGCATGCTGGTCTCCGATTGGCGGATCAAGACGTCTTCGTGAACGTGACAGGAGGTATTCGGATCGTCGAGCCAGCAGCGGATCTTGCGGTTGCACTCGCGATCGCGTCCTCAGCCAGCGGAATACCGCTCGAAACGGACGCCGTGTATATCGGTGAAGTGGGGCTGGCTGGCGAAGTACGCGGTGTACACAGCCTGGAACGCCGACTCCAGGAAGCTGCCCGCCTCGGATTCGCACGTGCCTACGTGCCGGCATCGAGCCGATTCCCGCTGGTTGGGGCTGGACTGCACCTCGTGTCGGTGCGCACGGTGGCTGAAGCAGTCAGTGCACTCGCGGCGCGGGCGGTGCGGGCTCGACCAGATGTGATCGAGCCACTGCCAGAATGA
- the murG gene encoding undecaprenyldiphospho-muramoylpentapeptide beta-N-acetylglucosaminyltransferase: protein MTADRERPLRLVIGGGGTGGHTLPAIAVLAELRRLTAVEPLWIGSRSGVERRLTAREGIAFHWVPTGKLRREFTPRTLLDLSAIPIGTLAAAAVIRSFQPDVVFGTGGYVSVPVVLAGWLNRIPIVIHEQTAAVGLATRIAARFADAVAISFEATRALLTHPHLVHTGLPVREAILRGDPDRARRRFGLENQAPLLYVTGGVLGAHAINEAVARALPELLGVVQVVHQCGPRQVNGDFPRLLERRASLPEALRRRYVVVEFLEEDLPDVLAAADLVLGRAGASTVAELAALGKPAILVPLPGARGNEQLRNAQLLAQAGSAVILDQRELSPEQLVVLVRELVADPIALARMGQRGRTLAVPDAAERLARLILAVARSHLVEPAPPAPRVH, encoded by the coding sequence ATGACGGCTGACCGAGAGCGACCATTACGTCTCGTGATCGGCGGTGGCGGTACCGGCGGCCATACGCTCCCTGCCATCGCTGTACTCGCGGAACTTCGCCGCCTCACCGCTGTCGAACCGCTCTGGATCGGATCCCGCAGCGGCGTCGAACGTCGCCTCACTGCTCGTGAGGGAATCGCTTTCCACTGGGTACCGACTGGCAAGCTCAGGAGGGAATTCACACCGCGAACCCTGCTGGACCTTTCGGCCATTCCAATCGGAACATTGGCAGCTGCCGCGGTCATCCGTTCTTTTCAGCCGGATGTCGTTTTCGGTACTGGTGGGTACGTGAGCGTCCCGGTCGTTCTCGCGGGTTGGCTGAATCGAATCCCGATCGTTATCCACGAACAGACTGCTGCAGTGGGGCTCGCGACACGCATTGCAGCTCGCTTCGCTGATGCAGTCGCGATTTCGTTCGAAGCGACCCGCGCGCTTCTCACCCATCCACACCTCGTGCATACCGGCCTCCCGGTACGAGAGGCGATACTCCGCGGAGATCCCGACCGTGCCCGCCGACGGTTCGGTCTAGAGAATCAAGCACCGCTTCTCTACGTCACGGGTGGTGTGCTGGGTGCGCACGCCATCAATGAAGCCGTCGCGCGAGCCCTACCCGAACTCCTCGGTGTCGTTCAAGTCGTCCATCAGTGCGGACCTCGACAGGTGAACGGTGATTTCCCTCGCCTCCTGGAACGGCGAGCGTCCTTACCCGAAGCGTTACGTCGACGGTACGTGGTGGTCGAATTTCTCGAGGAAGATTTGCCTGACGTGCTGGCGGCAGCCGACCTCGTTCTCGGGCGAGCTGGGGCGAGCACCGTGGCGGAACTCGCAGCACTCGGCAAACCGGCGATCCTCGTTCCGTTGCCTGGGGCCCGCGGTAACGAGCAACTCCGTAATGCGCAGCTCCTGGCACAAGCGGGGAGCGCAGTGATCCTCGACCAGCGCGAACTGTCACCGGAACAACTCGTTGTATTGGTGCGCGAACTCGTCGCCGATCCAATCGCGCTCGCACGGATGGGCCAGCGAGGAAGAACACTGGCAGTACCGGACGCTGCCGAACGCTTGGCTCGACTCATTCTGGCAGTGGCTCGATCACATCTGGTCGAGCCCGCACCGCCCGCGCCGCGAGTGCACTGA
- the lspA gene encoding signal peptidase II — MRFAGWEALASVAVGTVLCDQFTKALVLAYLGPNGSIDAVVLIPGLLRLFYVENTGAAFGLFQGRNPILAVLALGVVLVLVVTFRYLTSTSLGAVALGLQLGGAIGNLIDRFRHGFVVDFIDLSFWPTFNVADSAITIGVLLLLVLLIRSDRLPRSDAPQASEPVDAEQQAR, encoded by the coding sequence GTGCGGTTCGCAGGTTGGGAAGCGCTCGCGAGTGTCGCAGTGGGCACCGTCCTGTGCGATCAATTCACGAAGGCGCTCGTTCTCGCCTATCTGGGGCCGAACGGATCGATCGATGCGGTCGTCCTCATTCCGGGGCTGCTGCGGCTGTTCTACGTCGAAAACACCGGGGCCGCTTTCGGCTTGTTCCAAGGGCGGAATCCGATCCTCGCGGTCCTGGCACTGGGTGTCGTTCTGGTGTTAGTCGTCACGTTCCGATATCTGACGTCGACCAGCCTGGGCGCCGTTGCGCTCGGTCTGCAACTCGGTGGTGCCATCGGCAACCTGATCGACCGATTTCGACACGGCTTCGTCGTCGATTTTATCGACTTATCGTTTTGGCCGACGTTCAATGTCGCTGACAGTGCGATCACGATCGGTGTGCTGCTTCTCCTCGTGCTCCTGATACGCTCCGATCGACTGCCCCGGTCGGATGCGCCGCAAGCGAGCGAACCTGTGGACGCGGAGCAGCAGGCGCGATGA
- a CDS encoding RluA family pseudouridine synthase, whose protein sequence is MNARQHDAIRLVLEISEREHGERLDKLIASRVTGMSRSFVQQLMKQGAILVNGQPCKPAQRVRFGDRLEVYLPPVEPPSDLEPEYLPIPVIYEDDEIIVFDKPPGIVTHPAPGHEHGTLVNALKAIRPDLQVQPSHRPGIVHRLDKDTSGLLVVAKTEPARLALLEQWQSRSVVKRYTTLVHGVVEPDSGTIDAPISRDPRERTKMAVVAWGRPAITHFRVLERFQCATLLDVTIETGRTHQIRVHCAFIGHPVVGDQQYGGNRPFCVPVPRQFLHARYLRFRHPTTGRVIELETPLPWDLRVVLERLRTLERERVPCQARG, encoded by the coding sequence ATGAATGCTCGCCAGCACGATGCGATCAGACTCGTCCTGGAGATATCCGAGCGGGAACACGGTGAACGGCTCGACAAGCTGATCGCGAGCCGTGTGACCGGTATGAGCCGAAGCTTCGTACAACAGCTGATGAAGCAGGGCGCGATTCTCGTGAATGGCCAACCCTGCAAGCCGGCCCAGCGCGTTCGCTTCGGCGATCGCCTGGAAGTCTATCTCCCGCCCGTCGAGCCGCCGAGTGACCTCGAACCGGAGTACCTGCCGATTCCCGTGATCTACGAGGATGACGAGATCATCGTCTTCGACAAACCTCCTGGTATCGTCACGCATCCCGCACCTGGGCATGAGCACGGAACGCTCGTCAATGCGCTCAAAGCGATTCGACCGGACTTGCAGGTCCAGCCGAGTCATCGGCCCGGTATCGTGCATCGTCTGGACAAAGACACCTCCGGACTCCTGGTTGTGGCCAAGACGGAACCAGCCCGGCTCGCACTGCTCGAGCAGTGGCAAAGCAGGAGTGTTGTCAAGCGTTATACGACGCTCGTTCACGGCGTCGTGGAGCCGGATTCGGGAACGATCGACGCACCGATAAGCCGTGACCCTCGGGAACGCACGAAAATGGCAGTCGTGGCATGGGGGCGTCCGGCGATCACGCACTTTCGTGTCCTGGAGCGGTTCCAGTGTGCGACGCTTCTCGACGTGACGATCGAGACTGGGCGAACGCACCAAATTCGCGTGCATTGTGCCTTCATCGGGCATCCGGTGGTCGGTGACCAGCAGTACGGGGGAAACCGACCCTTCTGTGTTCCCGTGCCGCGCCAGTTTCTCCATGCCCGGTATCTGCGCTTCCGGCATCCGACGACCGGTCGAGTCATCGAGCTCGAGACCCCGCTTCCGTGGGATCTCCGCGTCGTCCTCGAGCGACTGCGCACTCTCGAGCGTGAGCGTGTCCCATGCCAGGCCCGCGGTTGA
- a CDS encoding glycerate kinase type-2 family protein: MPGPRLKPFVEEVFREALSAVDPERSVRASLRLEGDILWVRGVPYRLLENSRLVLLAVGKAALGMAAGALARLGARVDRCVVVPKAEGIQSREFPGCRVIPGAHPIPDERSVEAGKALLKAVRGLTPDDLVLVLLSGGGSALAEVPRSPATLGDIVETTERLLRAGADIWLLNSVRRRLSALKGGRLAEAAAPARVVNLILSDVLGNPLSVIASGPTVPPEHIVTDLPRVLQHMGVWDELPERVRSLLVAPETTPQRFDNVLQSVVLADAAALVRAATEACRRRGLPAVTCGARFTGEAREFGRFWATLARSVREEHQPWIPPIAIVAGGELTVTVRGSGRGGRNTEMALAAAVALEGSERITVASLASDGDDGRSGAAGAVVDTVTTAVLRDRGIDPLRALHENDSATALAAADALVVTGLTGTNVNDLYLAIVE, translated from the coding sequence ATGCCAGGCCCGCGGTTGAAGCCGTTCGTCGAAGAGGTCTTTCGAGAGGCGTTGTCAGCCGTCGATCCGGAGCGATCGGTGCGCGCGTCGCTCCGGCTGGAGGGGGATATCCTCTGGGTGCGGGGGGTGCCGTATCGATTGCTCGAGAACAGTCGTCTGGTGCTCCTGGCGGTCGGCAAAGCGGCTCTCGGTATGGCCGCTGGTGCCCTCGCTCGACTCGGTGCCCGAGTCGACCGATGTGTGGTTGTACCCAAGGCGGAGGGCATCCAGAGCAGGGAGTTTCCCGGTTGCCGCGTTATCCCTGGGGCGCACCCGATTCCGGATGAACGGAGTGTCGAGGCTGGAAAGGCTTTACTTAAGGCCGTACGCGGACTGACACCGGACGATCTCGTCCTCGTTCTTCTCTCCGGTGGGGGGTCAGCGCTCGCCGAGGTACCCCGCTCGCCAGCGACTCTCGGCGATATCGTCGAGACCACGGAACGCCTTCTGCGGGCTGGTGCGGACATCTGGCTCCTGAACAGTGTCCGACGGAGGCTGAGTGCATTGAAGGGAGGGCGACTCGCTGAAGCGGCAGCACCAGCGCGCGTGGTCAACCTGATCCTCTCCGATGTATTGGGCAATCCGCTGTCCGTCATCGCGAGCGGCCCGACGGTTCCACCGGAGCACATCGTGACGGACCTGCCACGCGTTCTTCAGCACATGGGCGTCTGGGACGAGCTACCCGAACGTGTCCGGTCGCTCCTGGTGGCACCGGAAACGACACCGCAACGGTTCGACAACGTTCTGCAATCGGTGGTGTTGGCTGATGCGGCAGCGCTGGTTCGAGCAGCAACCGAAGCCTGTCGTCGGCGTGGATTGCCAGCGGTGACCTGTGGAGCGCGGTTCACCGGCGAAGCCCGTGAATTCGGGCGGTTCTGGGCTACCCTGGCGCGAAGCGTCCGCGAGGAGCACCAACCGTGGATACCGCCGATCGCGATCGTCGCCGGCGGTGAACTCACGGTCACGGTTCGCGGAAGCGGACGCGGTGGTCGGAACACCGAAATGGCTCTCGCTGCTGCGGTGGCGCTCGAAGGAAGCGAGAGGATCACCGTAGCGAGTCTCGCCTCGGACGGCGATGATGGTCGGAGCGGTGCAGCCGGTGCGGTAGTGGATACTGTGACTACCGCGGTGCTACGGGATCGGGGAATCGATCCGCTGCGGGCCCTGCACGAGAATGATTCGGCGACAGCGCTGGCTGCAGCAGACGCGCTCGTCGTTACCGGGTTGACGGGGACGAACGTCAACGATCTCTATCTTGCGATCGTCGAGTGA